From Vulpes vulpes isolate BD-2025 chromosome 7, VulVul3, whole genome shotgun sequence, one genomic window encodes:
- the LOC112907070 gene encoding serine protease 1, with translation MKTFIFLALLGATVAFPIDDDDKIVGGYTCSLPYQVSLNSGYHFCGGSLINSQWVVSAAHCYKSRIQVRLGEYNIAVSEGGEQFINAAKIIRHPRYNANTIDNDIMLIKLSSPATLNSRVAAIALPKSCPAAGTQCLISGWGNTQSIGQNYPDVLQCLKAPILSDSVCRNVYPGQISSNMMCLGYLEGGKDSCQGDSGGPAACNGELQGIVSWGAGCAQKGKPGVYTKVCRYLSWIQQTIAAN, from the exons ATGAAGACCTTTATCTTCCTCGCTCTACTGGGAGCCACTG TTGCTTTCCCCATTGACGATGATGACAAGATCGTCGGGGGCTACACTTGTTCCCTCCCCTACCAGGTGTCCTTGAACTCTGGCTACCACTTCTGTGGCGGCTCCCTCATCAACTCCCAGTGGGTGGTGTCCGCGGCTCACTGCTACAAGTC CCGAATCCAGGTGCGTCTGGGAGAGTACAACATCGCAGTCTCTGAGGGTGGAGAACAATTCATCAATGCAGCCAAGATCATCCGCCACCCCAGATACAACGCAAACACTATCGATAACGACATCATGCTGATTAAACTGAGCTCTCCTGCCACCCTCAACTCTCGAGTGGCTGCTATCGCTCTGCCAAAATCCTGTCCAGCTGCTGGTACCCAGTGCCTCATCTCTGGCTGGGGAAACACCCAGAGCATCGGGC AAAACTATCCTGACGTCCTGCAGTGTCTGAAGGCTCCCATCCTTTCTGACAGCGTTTGCCGTAATGTATACCCTGGCCAGATCTCCAGCAACATGATGTGTTTGGGCTACCTGGAGGGTGGAAAGGACTCTTGCCAG GGTGACTCTGGTGGCCCTGCGGCCTGCAACGGAGAGCTCCAGGGCATTGTCTCCTGGGGTGCCGGCTGTGCTCAAAAAGGCAAACCTGGTGTCTACACCAAGGTCTGCAGATACTTGAGCTGGATTCAGCAGACCATCGCTGCCAACTAA